The DNA sequence AGTGTTGGGAAGTAAATGCTTTATTATAATTTTAAATGAACCCGTGCCCAAGGCCTGTGCCGCCAAAATAAAATCCTGATTTTTTATTTGTAAGACCTGACCGCGGACAAGCCGTGCAGTAAAGCACCAGCCTGTAATTGTCATTGCGATGATAATCGAAAAAATTCCTTTACCGAAAATAAGAGAAATTAAAATAGCGGTAATTAAATAAGGAATACTTGAAAGTATTTCGACTATGCGCATCATTATAGTATCGGTTCTTCCGCCTGAGTATGCTGAAATACCTCCATAAATTAAACCTATGCTCATATCGATTGCAGCTCCTATAATTGCAATTATAAGAGAAACCCTGCCGCCCTTACAGACCCTTGTAAATATATCCCGCCCTAATTCATCTGTTCCAAAAAAATGAGAAAACGAGGGGCTTAAATTTTTTTCTTTTAAGTTTCCGTCATCGGCTGACCGTCCGCTTAAAATCGGGCCGAATGAACATATCAAAATAATTAATCCCAAGACTGCACAAGAAAAAAGAGCTCTTTTGCTTTTTTTAAATCTCCGTCTTACATCTTCCCAAAAGCCTATACTGACCCTTGTTGTTTGAAGTGCCTTTTTTGTTCTTATAACGGGTTCAAAATCAGATGGACTTAAATTTAATTCTTTAATCGGCTCATCATAGCTTGCAATTTTTTTTTCATCCATTTTTAAAGAACCTCATTTTTTGCTTGCACCTTAATTCTCGGGTCGAGCAAATTATAAGCTATGTCTACTATAATGAGAGATGCTACATATAAAAAAGAAATAAAAATAGTTTGACCCATTACCATCGTATAATCTCTTTCGGAAATTGAACGCACGAAATAGGAACCCAGTCCGGGAACCGAAAAAATATTTTCGATTATAAAAGTGCCTGTGAAGGTAAAGGCTATTTGAGGGCCGAGCATAGTTATGATCGGCAAAAAAGCGTTTCTTAGAATATGGCTTTTTATAATTCTTACCTTTGAAGCTCCCTTTGCTCTTGCGGTTAAAATATAATCTTGGTTTATAATATCCAAATAATTGGATCGCATATAGCGGGAGTATTTTGCAATCGGGCCTATGGCCAAGGCTAAAGAAGGCAAGACTGTATATTTAAAACTTCCCCAACCTGTAATCGGAAAAAGATTATGTTTGATGCCGAAAAAGTATTGCAGCATCTGACCCATAACAAAACTTGGAATAGATATTCCTATAACTGCGATTAGGATAACGGCATAATCGATTTTTTTTCCGCGTTTAGCGGCTGATAATATACCTAAACTTAAACCAACTGAAACGCCGAAAAATAATGCTTGGAGTCCAAGTCTTGCCGAAATAGGGGCGTGGTTTTTTATTACATCGGTAACAAGTCTTCCTCGGTAATAAAGCGAGGTTCCTAAATCTCCCTTAACCAAAAGATTTTTCCAAAAAACTATGTATTGAGTAAAAAGGGATTTGTCGTATCCGTATTGAGAATAAAGCTCGTTCCGTCTTTCTTCAGGTAAATTTTCAGCTATGGTTTCAATGGGGTTGCCCGGAATAATATGCACTAAAAAAAAGGTAATACTTGCAACTATGAACATTGTAAGAATACCGTATAAAATTCTCTTAAAAATAAACTTAAGCATATTGTAAACCGAGCCCTTTTGTTAAACCTAAGGTTTAGAATACCATAAATTTTATATAATAGGAAGAGGTTAAGTGTCCCGTTATATTTTGAATTTGCCGACCTCTTCTGCAAGGGCTTCAATATTCATTTTATTTTTTTGTGAAATACCCTTTACTTCGGAACAGGAAGTTTGTATTTGGTCTGTGCCTGCCGACATTTCTTGGATGCTGTCATTTATAATCTGTGTTAATCCTTCAAGCCGATTCATTTCTTTTACGGCATCTTCACCGGCCTTTAGCATTTCGGCAGAGCCTGATTGAACTTCCAGTGTGATATTATTTATATCATGAATTGCAGATAGAACTTTATGACTTCCGCTCTCTTGTGCTCTCATTGCAGCCATAACGCTGCCGCTCATCGATTTTACATTTTCAGCAAGACTAAAAATTGCATTAAATTTTTCTTCTACGGTTTTTGAAGAAGATGCTAATATGGAGATTTCCTCTGAGAATTTCTTAAGAGCAGAAGAAATTGATTTTCCTTGAAGACTTGATTCTTCGGCTAATTTTCTAATTTCATCCGCAACTACTGCAAAGCCTCTTCCTGCTTCTCCTGCATGGGCAGCTTCAATTGCAGCATTCATGGCCAATAGGTTTGTTTGATTTGCAATGTGCTGAATGACATTTGAAGCTTCAATCAAGCTGCCTGACTCTTCTGCAATTTTTTGTGTAACAGAATTTGAAAGGTGAAGAGCATCCTTACCGTAGACTGTTGCATCTGCCAACTCTTTAATTGCCGAATCGCTTTGATCCAATATTTTTGTAACTGAAGAAATATTAGCAACCATTTCTTCAATTGAGGAAGAAGATTGTGAAACATTTGCGGCTTGACTTTCAATACGGCCGTCTAACTGTTTTATTGTTTGAAGAATTTGTTCGACATTTGCCGTAGCTTCACTCACACTTGCCGATTGAGATTCAGCTTGGTCTTTTACCTTTAAAATATTTTTACTTATTTGGCCTATTGAACTTGCGGTTTCAAAAACGTTTACTGCAAGAGTTTCTCCTGTCTTTTGCATATCCAAAGTACTGTTCGCAACATTCCTTATCGTAAAGCCTATCTTTTCTATTGTTTGATTAAATGAATGAGATAGATCTGAAATTTCATCCTTACCCTTTTCCTCTAAACGGGCTGTCAAGTCTCCATCTCCTTGAGCAATATTTCTGAGAGCTTTAACTACGTTTGAAATTCTCTTTGTGATTCCGTTTATTATAAATGTTAGAATGATTATTGATGCAATAAAGCCTGTCAATAAAATTACGGAAACAAGTTTAATTAAGTTTGTACTTTCTTCATAGATTTCTTTTTCGGGTATTGAAGTGCCTACAAACCATACTTCATTTGTACGGCCTATTTTGACAGGTGTAAATACTTCAAGATGTTTATTTCCGTTTATTTGAGTTTCAATTAAAAATGGAGTAAGAGACCTCTTTGCGTCAAAAAAATAATCTGCTATTTCTTTATTTTCAAATTCGGGAAGAGTTTTTGATATTAAGTTTTTATCTTTATGTGCAAGAACTGTGCCTTTAGCTGAAATAAGAATTGCATAACCGGATTTAAAGAAAACTTCTTTTGAAAGTTTTTCCTGCATATAATCAAGGGAGTAGTCAATCCCTACTACACCTAAGGCTTTTCCTGTTCTGTCGCGTATTGGGATTGCAGTGCCTGCGACATAAATCATGTTTCCTTGGAGCTCATAATTATTGGGTTCAATCAAAATACCTTGAGGAGAAGATTTAGGTTTTTCATACCAAAAGCTGCCTGCATAGCCGGTTAATGGTGTCATTGAGATTTTTCCGTTTATCTTTGTCCAATATGGAATAAATCTTCCTGTATCATCATGTCCTTCAGTATTTTTAAATTTATAGTCAAGCTCATCTAGGGCATTAGGTTCCCAAACTGTCCATACATCTATAAATTGTTCGGATTCCTTTAAAATTTTTTTTTGTAAGCTATTGAAATAAAATCTTCTGATTTCAGGCGGAATATCAGAGAAAGATTCAAATGTTTTTGCTAAAGTTTTATTTGTATCATAAACATTTTTTATAACCGTTTCGACATAGGAGCTAAGATTTTTGCTGGAATCATATAGCTTTGCGACAGCGTTTTGTTTTGAAGTCTCACTCAGTTTTCTTACAAGAACTATACTTGTAAGAATAATAAAGACAGATAGAACCGAGATTAATGCTGTTATAATTTTTGTTCTTATAGTTAATACCTTAGA is a window from the Treponema denticola genome containing:
- a CDS encoding ABC transporter permease, yielding MLKFIFKRILYGILTMFIVASITFFLVHIIPGNPIETIAENLPEERRNELYSQYGYDKSLFTQYIVFWKNLLVKGDLGTSLYYRGRLVTDVIKNHAPISARLGLQALFFGVSVGLSLGILSAAKRGKKIDYAVILIAVIGISIPSFVMGQMLQYFFGIKHNLFPITGWGSFKYTVLPSLALAIGPIAKYSRYMRSNYLDIINQDYILTARAKGASKVRIIKSHILRNAFLPIITMLGPQIAFTFTGTFIIENIFSVPGLGSYFVRSISERDYTMVMGQTIFISFLYVASLIIVDIAYNLLDPRIKVQAKNEVL
- a CDS encoding ABC transporter permease; this encodes MDEKKIASYDEPIKELNLSPSDFEPVIRTKKALQTTRVSIGFWEDVRRRFKKSKRALFSCAVLGLIILICSFGPILSGRSADDGNLKEKNLSPSFSHFFGTDELGRDIFTRVCKGGRVSLIIAIIGAAIDMSIGLIYGGISAYSGGRTDTIMMRIVEILSSIPYLITAILISLIFGKGIFSIIIAMTITGWCFTARLVRGQVLQIKNQDFILAAQALGTGSFKIIIKHLLPNTVSIMIIALTFDIPSFIFGEAFLSYIGLGIQPPYTSWGVLASEAQKTMLFYPYQLFFPALFISLTILSLQIIGDALRDAMDPHLRKYK
- a CDS encoding methyl-accepting chemotaxis protein; protein product: MDEAKRKEVRKTKGEEGSKVLTIRTKIITALISVLSVFIILTSIVLVRKLSETSKQNAVAKLYDSSKNLSSYVETVIKNVYDTNKTLAKTFESFSDIPPEIRRFYFNSLQKKILKESEQFIDVWTVWEPNALDELDYKFKNTEGHDDTGRFIPYWTKINGKISMTPLTGYAGSFWYEKPKSSPQGILIEPNNYELQGNMIYVAGTAIPIRDRTGKALGVVGIDYSLDYMQEKLSKEVFFKSGYAILISAKGTVLAHKDKNLISKTLPEFENKEIADYFFDAKRSLTPFLIETQINGNKHLEVFTPVKIGRTNEVWFVGTSIPEKEIYEESTNLIKLVSVILLTGFIASIIILTFIINGITKRISNVVKALRNIAQGDGDLTARLEEKGKDEISDLSHSFNQTIEKIGFTIRNVANSTLDMQKTGETLAVNVFETASSIGQISKNILKVKDQAESQSASVSEATANVEQILQTIKQLDGRIESQAANVSQSSSSIEEMVANISSVTKILDQSDSAIKELADATVYGKDALHLSNSVTQKIAEESGSLIEASNVIQHIANQTNLLAMNAAIEAAHAGEAGRGFAVVADEIRKLAEESSLQGKSISSALKKFSEEISILASSSKTVEEKFNAIFSLAENVKSMSGSVMAAMRAQESGSHKVLSAIHDINNITLEVQSGSAEMLKAGEDAVKEMNRLEGLTQIINDSIQEMSAGTDQIQTSCSEVKGISQKNKMNIEALAEEVGKFKI